Proteins encoded by one window of Anaeromyxobacter sp.:
- the gabT gene encoding 4-aminobutyrate--2-oxoglutarate transaminase — MSDNASLRARREAATPRGVGISTPFFVSRAENSELWDVEGRRYIDFAGGIAVLNTGHRHPRVVAALRAQLDAFTHTAYQVAAYESYVALAERLIRLTPGGHAKKATFFSTGAEAVENAVKIARAATGRPGVVAFSGAFHGRTMMGMALTGKVVPYKVGFGPFPGDVWHIPFPMKLHGVTTADSLEALHRLFKADVDPRRVAAIIIEPVQGEGGFYPAPPELLQALRAECDEHGILLIADEIQTGFARTGRMFAMFHHQVQVDLMTVAKSLGAGLPISGVVGRAEVMDAPAPGGLGGTYAGNPLATAAAHAVLDVIAEERLEERATLLGGRLSARLSALAPRVPQLAEVRGPGAMLAAEFMKPGGGGPDPDFAKLVQGRALEQGLVLLTCGVHANVLRFLFPLTIQDAVFEEGLGILERSLLA; from the coding sequence ATGAGCGACAACGCCAGCCTGCGGGCGCGGCGCGAGGCGGCCACGCCCCGCGGCGTCGGGATCAGCACCCCCTTCTTCGTGTCACGCGCCGAGAACAGCGAGCTGTGGGACGTGGAGGGGCGGCGCTACATCGACTTCGCCGGCGGCATCGCGGTGCTCAACACCGGCCACCGCCACCCGCGGGTGGTGGCGGCGCTCAGGGCGCAGCTCGACGCCTTCACCCACACCGCCTACCAGGTGGCCGCCTACGAGTCCTACGTGGCGCTGGCGGAGCGGCTCATCCGGCTCACCCCCGGCGGGCACGCCAAGAAGGCCACCTTCTTCTCCACCGGGGCCGAGGCGGTGGAGAACGCCGTCAAGATCGCGCGGGCCGCCACCGGCCGGCCCGGCGTCGTGGCCTTCAGCGGCGCCTTCCACGGCCGGACCATGATGGGCATGGCGCTGACCGGCAAGGTGGTGCCCTACAAGGTGGGCTTCGGCCCGTTCCCGGGCGACGTCTGGCACATCCCCTTCCCCATGAAGCTGCACGGGGTCACCACCGCCGACTCCCTCGAGGCGCTGCACCGGCTCTTCAAGGCCGACGTGGACCCGCGCCGGGTGGCCGCCATCATCATCGAGCCCGTCCAGGGCGAGGGCGGCTTCTACCCGGCCCCGCCCGAGCTCCTGCAGGCGCTGCGGGCCGAGTGCGACGAGCACGGCATCCTGCTCATCGCCGACGAGATCCAGACCGGCTTCGCCCGCACCGGGCGGATGTTCGCGATGTTTCACCATCAGGTGCAGGTGGACCTGATGACCGTGGCCAAGTCGCTGGGCGCCGGGCTGCCCATCTCCGGCGTGGTGGGCCGGGCCGAGGTGATGGACGCCCCGGCGCCGGGCGGCCTGGGCGGCACCTACGCCGGCAACCCGCTGGCCACCGCCGCGGCCCACGCCGTGCTCGACGTCATCGCGGAGGAGCGGCTGGAGGAGCGCGCCACCCTGCTGGGCGGGCGCCTCTCGGCGCGCCTCTCGGCGCTGGCGCCCCGGGTGCCGCAGCTGGCCGAGGTGCGCGGCCCCGGCGCCATGCTGGCGGCCGAGTTCATGAAGCCGGGCGGCGGCGGGCCGGACCCCGACTTCGCGAAGCTGGTGCAGGGCCGGGCGCTGGAGCAGGGGCTGGTGCTGCTCACCTGCGGCGTGCACGCCAACGTGCTGCGCTTCCTCTTCCCGCTCACCATCCAGGACGCGGTGTTCGAGGAGGGGCTCGGCATCCTGGAGCGGTCGCTGCTGGCCTGA
- a CDS encoding TerB family tellurite resistance protein produces the protein MSLLSWLGLAPADDRTRDPDAIQVLMGPLLALGPERARFLALFAFVLARVAHADAELSEAELGHIRHELATRGQLPAEQAALVARLAAEQHQLAGGTHGFLATRELRELASHEEKLAVLDCLFGVASADQHLSGVEEEAIRGISRELLLGNDEYLWVRARYREHRAVHKPD, from the coding sequence ATGTCGCTCCTCTCCTGGCTCGGGCTGGCGCCCGCCGACGACCGCACCCGCGACCCGGACGCCATCCAGGTGCTGATGGGCCCGCTCCTGGCCCTGGGACCCGAGCGGGCCCGCTTCCTGGCGCTCTTCGCCTTCGTGCTGGCGCGGGTGGCCCACGCCGACGCCGAGCTGAGCGAGGCCGAGCTCGGCCACATCCGCCACGAGCTGGCCACCCGGGGGCAGCTGCCGGCGGAGCAGGCGGCGCTGGTGGCGCGGCTGGCCGCCGAGCAGCACCAGCTGGCCGGCGGCACCCACGGCTTCCTGGCCACCCGCGAGCTGCGCGAGCTGGCCTCCCACGAGGAGAAGCTGGCGGTGCTCGACTGCCTCTTCGGCGTGGCCTCGGCCGACCAGCACCTCTCGGGCGTCGAGGAGGAGGCCATCCGCGGCATCTCCCGCGAGCTCCTGCTCGGCAACGACGAGTACCTGTGGGTGCGGGCCCGCTACCGCGAGCACCGGGCGGTCCACAAGCCGGACTAG
- a CDS encoding DUF4398 domain-containing protein, whose amino-acid sequence MKLSFRSASALLAAGVVTTTLAVGCANAPLRTEASTSGIRAAEEVGAPTVPRAALHLQLAKEELEHAKALEAKGEGGQAASMLERSEVDAELAVALSREASEESEARAALERVRQLRQNAKTP is encoded by the coding sequence ATGAAGCTCTCCTTCAGGAGCGCCAGCGCGCTGCTCGCCGCCGGCGTCGTGACCACCACCCTCGCCGTGGGCTGCGCCAACGCGCCGCTGCGCACCGAGGCGTCCACGTCGGGGATCCGCGCCGCCGAGGAGGTGGGCGCCCCCACGGTGCCCAGGGCCGCCCTCCACCTGCAGCTCGCCAAGGAGGAGCTGGAGCACGCCAAGGCGCTGGAGGCGAAGGGCGAGGGGGGCCAGGCCGCCTCCATGCTGGAGCGGTCGGAGGTCGACGCCGAGCTGGCCGTGGCGCTCTCCCGGGAGGCCAGCGAGGAGTCGGAGGCCCGGGCGGCCCTGGAGCGCGTTCGCCAGCTTCGCCAGAACGCCAAGACCCCGTGA
- a CDS encoding DUF4398 and OmpA-like domain-containing protein gives MTLNQLLAIIAGAALLAGCASSAPRELVGAREAYRRASTGSAATVAPADLHVARKALDQAEKSFKDDADSFRTRDLAYVAQRRSEIAEARASIVTGQKTQVRANADYQATQGALAAETRQDLSEARQALASSERAGERRLERLSSEQEARAAAEQQAAVARERLTAEQQARTTADQARTVADQQARAAADQARAAAEQQAAALQAALAKLAAVREEPRGMVITLSGSVLFASNRSALLPEARRRLDQVAEVLLATRERTLVVEGHTDSQGSDQRNLVLSQARADAVRSYLVGKDYQADLVTARGMGEGQPVADNTTPEGRANNRRVEIVVQREPHASR, from the coding sequence ATGACCTTGAATCAACTCCTCGCCATCATCGCCGGCGCCGCACTCCTCGCCGGCTGCGCCTCCTCGGCTCCCAGGGAGCTGGTCGGCGCCCGAGAGGCCTACCGGCGCGCCAGCACCGGGAGCGCGGCCACCGTCGCGCCGGCGGACCTGCACGTCGCCAGGAAGGCGCTCGACCAGGCGGAGAAGTCCTTCAAGGACGACGCCGACTCCTTCCGGACGCGGGACCTGGCCTACGTGGCCCAGCGCAGGTCGGAGATCGCCGAGGCCAGGGCCTCCATCGTCACCGGGCAGAAGACCCAGGTCCGGGCCAACGCCGACTACCAGGCCACCCAGGGCGCCTTGGCCGCCGAGACCAGGCAGGATCTGAGCGAGGCGCGCCAGGCCCTGGCGAGCTCGGAGCGCGCGGGTGAGCGGAGGCTGGAGCGGCTCTCCAGCGAGCAGGAGGCGCGCGCGGCGGCCGAGCAGCAGGCCGCGGTGGCGCGGGAGCGGCTCACCGCCGAGCAGCAGGCGCGGACCACGGCCGACCAGGCCCGGACCGTGGCCGACCAGCAGGCCCGCGCCGCGGCCGACCAGGCCCGGGCCGCGGCCGAGCAGCAGGCGGCCGCGCTGCAGGCCGCGCTGGCCAAGCTCGCCGCCGTGAGGGAGGAGCCCCGGGGGATGGTCATCACGCTCTCCGGGAGCGTGCTCTTCGCCTCCAACCGGTCGGCCCTGCTGCCCGAGGCGCGCCGGCGGCTCGACCAGGTGGCCGAGGTGCTGCTGGCCACCCGCGAGCGCACCCTGGTCGTCGAGGGGCACACCGACTCGCAGGGGTCCGACCAGAGGAACCTGGTCCTGTCCCAGGCCCGCGCGGACGCCGTCCGCAGCTACCTGGTGGGCAAGGACTACCAGGCCGACCTGGTCACCGCCCGCGGGATGGGTGAGGGCCAGCCGGTCGCCGACAACACCACCCCCGAGGGCCGGGCCAACAACCGGCGCGTCGAGATCGTGGTCCAGCGCGAGCCGCACGCCTCCAGGTAG
- a CDS encoding diacylglycerol kinase family lipid kinase, producing the protein MQPLLIVNPASAAGRTGRRFEDIARAVRAAVGQFEARFTTAVGHGAALARQAAFEGRPLVVAVGGDGTASEVIDGLRLGSHRGEFGYLPRGTGGDLRRSLGIPADLHGAARSLAEAAPRVIDLGVVEFTGHDGAPAVRHFVNVASCGVSGVVTDRVNRSSKLLGGRLTFQLASARALLGWRDRRVRWRADGGPWTETPITAFSVCNARYFGGGMLVAPRARLDDGLLDLTIWSGLGLLDFVVKQPQIYDGRHVALPNTRTLTARSVEVEPLDEGPVLLEADGEQPGRLPARFRVLPGALLLRGGG; encoded by the coding sequence GTGCAGCCCCTCCTGATCGTCAACCCCGCCAGCGCCGCCGGCCGCACCGGCCGCCGCTTCGAGGACATCGCCCGCGCCGTGCGCGCCGCGGTGGGCCAGTTCGAGGCCCGCTTCACCACCGCGGTGGGCCACGGCGCCGCGCTGGCGCGCCAGGCGGCCTTCGAGGGCCGGCCGCTGGTGGTGGCGGTGGGTGGCGACGGCACCGCCTCGGAGGTCATCGACGGGCTGCGGCTCGGGTCCCACCGCGGCGAGTTCGGCTACCTGCCGCGCGGCACCGGCGGCGACCTGCGCCGCTCGCTGGGCATCCCGGCCGACCTGCACGGCGCGGCGCGCAGCCTGGCGGAGGCGGCGCCGCGGGTCATCGACCTCGGGGTGGTGGAGTTCACCGGCCACGATGGCGCGCCGGCGGTGCGCCACTTCGTCAACGTGGCCTCCTGCGGCGTCAGCGGGGTGGTGACGGATCGGGTCAACCGCTCCTCCAAGCTGCTGGGCGGGCGGCTCACCTTCCAGCTGGCCTCGGCCCGCGCGCTGCTCGGCTGGCGCGACCGCCGGGTCCGCTGGCGCGCCGACGGCGGCCCCTGGACCGAGACCCCCATCACCGCCTTCTCGGTCTGCAACGCGCGGTACTTCGGCGGCGGCATGCTGGTGGCGCCGCGGGCCCGCCTCGACGACGGCCTGCTCGACCTCACCATCTGGAGCGGGCTGGGGCTGCTCGACTTCGTGGTGAAGCAGCCGCAGATCTACGACGGGCGCCACGTGGCGCTGCCCAACACCCGCACGCTCACCGCCCGCAGCGTGGAGGTGGAGCCGCTCGACGAGGGGCCCGTCCTGCTGGAGGCCGACGGCGAGCAGCCCGGCCGGCTGCCGGCCCGCTTCCGGGTGCTGCCGGGGGCGCTGCTGCTGCGCGGGGGCGGGTGA
- a CDS encoding (Fe-S)-binding protein, whose protein sequence is MPSLRALLFLAWRALVVQPLKRLAQRGTGLTRFLAAYGPDGLGPTRPEDREVALLAARCTGCGLCEAGCRLPDAAPELRALGLPAVFRLVGRQAADLPLGRDLVLACAGCGGCERLCPAGVPIARVLVHLGRRLDATPRPASLA, encoded by the coding sequence ATGCCCAGCCTCCGCGCGCTCCTCTTCCTCGCCTGGCGAGCCCTGGTGGTGCAGCCGCTCAAGCGGCTGGCGCAGCGCGGCACGGGGCTCACCCGGTTCCTGGCCGCCTACGGCCCCGACGGCCTCGGCCCCACCCGGCCGGAGGACCGCGAGGTGGCCCTGCTGGCGGCCCGCTGCACCGGCTGCGGCCTGTGCGAGGCCGGGTGCCGCCTGCCCGACGCGGCGCCCGAGCTCAGGGCGCTGGGGCTGCCCGCCGTGTTCCGCCTGGTGGGGCGCCAGGCCGCCGACCTGCCGCTCGGCCGCGACCTGGTGCTGGCCTGCGCGGGCTGCGGCGGCTGCGAGCGGCTCTGCCCGGCCGGGGTGCCCATCGCCCGCGTGCTGGTCCACCTGGGGCGGCGGCTCGACGCGACGCCGCGGCCGGCCAGCCTGGCCTGA
- a CDS encoding glycosyltransferase encodes MRSFKAGDGASAAASRPATAGGGPSSPSPLPRPPFPAAARAPRGSALLASVAIDPGHDGTFELAVTFQEGLHRFGGRARFPCAAPLGAPSLPNPVTGAAVAVTPGDLLDFLANGYDQPREAAAVLAGAAAGASPRVAFTVRSSSVKGGGTLTLFRWVNWLAELGVAVAVYSDDYPPDWTTVNARFHCLPDPAVRYAAIEEPVVVVYSVLEVPLVLQHLPTRGRRVVHLCQGAEDFHYGPPPPGGLLSPNAAFDLLNSLPVERLVVSPHLLDYFQRKYGQRSLLVPNGIDLELFSPGPRPPPSGRLTVLCAGNPTHPLKGVGVVKAALALLARRRPDWRLHLVNVCGEPLLSPPEPGGPGFTGELRCRVSGPEMRDLFRGSDAYVNASWYEGFGLPSLEAMACGLPVVQCDNPGLEGIVQGGHDCLAAAVGSAEAIAAALERLLGDAALRDRLTRAGLETAGRWSLDQQRDALVAAFSTLTGVDLAAHARPAPPPGAPLFSVLVPVVGPAPHLAAALESLTGQGEPRWEALVVYDGADAGAAATLARLAGQDPRLRALPCPGATLSTALAVGLAEATARRICWLPPDERLLPDKLEVHLVAERADPAARFTHTGHRRRHPSGGADQPASPPAAQLVPPGPLQVLELLQQGYLATASVVLDRCVLDAVGGFGDAPPGQLAHALWLRLSRRFRSRFLDRDTCVRRPPQGAAAARQADAEAGQAARAFLEAHTFPDLFPLLDLDHPDQAVHAVAAALRVATDPGALLALAAGQPLLLDRVAAWLGGAPAPARAACRQALLQLGRGGGPPDLRAAVARLHDAAGGPAAAGAPSSA; translated from the coding sequence GTGCGTTCCTTCAAGGCGGGTGATGGGGCCAGCGCCGCGGCCTCACGGCCAGCCACCGCGGGTGGCGGCCCATCCAGCCCCTCGCCCCTGCCCCGCCCCCCCTTCCCGGCCGCGGCGCGCGCCCCGCGCGGCTCCGCGCTGCTGGCGAGCGTCGCCATCGACCCCGGCCACGACGGCACCTTCGAGCTGGCCGTCACCTTCCAGGAGGGGCTGCACCGCTTCGGCGGCCGGGCGCGCTTCCCGTGCGCCGCGCCCCTGGGCGCGCCCTCGCTGCCGAACCCGGTCACCGGCGCCGCCGTGGCGGTCACGCCGGGCGATCTGCTCGACTTCCTCGCCAACGGCTACGACCAGCCGCGCGAGGCGGCCGCGGTGCTGGCCGGGGCCGCCGCCGGCGCCTCGCCCCGGGTGGCCTTCACGGTGCGCTCCTCCTCGGTGAAGGGGGGCGGCACCCTCACCCTCTTCCGCTGGGTCAACTGGCTGGCCGAGCTGGGCGTGGCGGTGGCCGTCTACTCCGACGACTACCCACCCGACTGGACCACGGTGAACGCCCGCTTCCACTGCCTGCCCGACCCGGCGGTCCGCTACGCCGCCATCGAGGAGCCGGTGGTGGTGGTCTACTCGGTGCTGGAGGTGCCGCTGGTGCTGCAGCACCTGCCGACCCGCGGCCGGCGCGTCGTGCACCTCTGCCAGGGGGCCGAGGACTTCCACTACGGCCCGCCCCCACCGGGCGGGCTGCTCTCGCCCAACGCGGCCTTCGATCTCCTCAACTCGCTCCCGGTGGAGCGGCTGGTGGTGTCGCCGCACCTCCTGGACTACTTCCAGCGCAAGTACGGGCAGCGGTCGCTGCTGGTCCCGAACGGCATCGACCTCGAGCTCTTCTCGCCCGGGCCGCGGCCGCCGCCCTCGGGCCGGCTGACGGTGCTCTGCGCCGGAAACCCGACCCACCCGCTCAAGGGCGTGGGCGTGGTCAAGGCGGCGCTGGCCCTGCTGGCGCGGCGCCGCCCGGACTGGCGGCTGCACCTGGTCAACGTCTGCGGCGAGCCGCTGCTCTCGCCCCCGGAGCCGGGCGGCCCCGGCTTCACCGGCGAGCTGCGCTGCCGGGTGAGCGGCCCGGAGATGCGCGACCTGTTCCGCGGCAGCGACGCCTACGTCAACGCCTCCTGGTACGAGGGGTTCGGGCTGCCGTCGCTGGAGGCCATGGCCTGCGGCCTGCCGGTGGTGCAGTGCGACAACCCCGGCCTGGAGGGGATCGTGCAGGGCGGGCACGACTGCCTGGCCGCCGCGGTGGGCAGCGCCGAGGCGATCGCCGCCGCCCTGGAGCGGCTGCTCGGCGACGCGGCGCTGCGGGACCGGCTGACCCGGGCCGGCCTCGAGACCGCCGGGCGGTGGTCGCTCGACCAGCAGCGCGACGCCCTGGTGGCCGCCTTCTCCACCCTCACCGGCGTGGACCTGGCCGCGCACGCCCGCCCGGCGCCGCCGCCCGGGGCGCCCCTCTTCTCGGTGCTGGTGCCGGTGGTGGGCCCGGCCCCGCACCTGGCGGCGGCGCTGGAGAGCCTCACGGGCCAGGGCGAGCCGCGCTGGGAGGCGCTGGTGGTGTACGACGGCGCCGACGCGGGCGCGGCCGCGACGCTGGCCAGGCTGGCCGGGCAGGACCCCCGCCTTCGCGCCCTCCCCTGCCCGGGCGCCACCCTCTCGACGGCCCTGGCCGTTGGCCTGGCCGAGGCCACGGCCCGCCGGATCTGCTGGCTCCCCCCCGACGAGCGCCTCCTGCCCGACAAGCTCGAGGTCCACCTGGTGGCCGAGCGGGCCGACCCGGCCGCCCGCTTCACCCACACCGGCCACCGGCGGCGCCACCCGTCCGGCGGGGCGGACCAGCCGGCCAGCCCGCCCGCGGCGCAGCTGGTGCCCCCGGGGCCCCTGCAGGTGCTGGAGCTGCTGCAGCAGGGCTACCTCGCCACCGCCAGCGTGGTGCTGGACCGCTGCGTGCTCGACGCCGTCGGCGGCTTCGGCGACGCGCCGCCCGGGCAGCTGGCCCACGCCCTCTGGCTGCGCCTCAGCCGGCGCTTCCGCTCGCGCTTCCTCGACCGCGACACCTGCGTGCGCCGGCCGCCCCAGGGCGCCGCCGCGGCCCGCCAGGCGGACGCGGAGGCGGGCCAGGCGGCCCGCGCCTTCCTGGAGGCGCACACCTTCCCGGACCTCTTCCCGCTGCTCGACCTCGACCACCCGGACCAGGCGGTCCACGCGGTGGCGGCCGCCCTGCGCGTGGCCACCGACCCCGGCGCGCTCCTGGCGCTCGCCGCGGGGCAGCCCCTGCTGCTCGACCGGGTGGCGGCCTGGCTCGGCGGGGCCCCCGCGCCGGCGCGGGCGGCCTGCCGGCAGGCCCTGCTGCAGCTGGGGCGGGGCGGCGGCCCCCCGGACCTGCGCGCGGCGGTGGCCAGGCTGCACGACGCGGCGGGCGGCCCCGCCGCGGCCGGGGCCCCGTCAAGCGCCTGA
- a CDS encoding glycosyltransferase: protein MPDSPDRRPHVSIVLAVRDGWEQTFRTLLALVEATRGLSTETIVVDDGSSDETGLALPRLPGLQAVRADQPVGLVRARNQGAALARGHLVAFLGNGAVPTAGWLAPLLAAFEQDPLLGAAQPAAGLRCSDGLVVQAEVFRRLGGFDVAFRDRLAEVDLGFRLAAAQARLAQVAESLLEVTAPWGAGLAPWPADEALLAARWGARLAAATPPAPTPPAAAPAAVAVAAAAPPAPGPARPPVTAGAPQFSVLVPCYNQAHFLTAALDSLLAQTCGDWEALVVDDGSTDATTEVAHRYARQDPRFRPFRKANGGVASALNRGLAEARGEWVCWLSADDLFLPDKLEVHRDAIRRDPALRFMHTNFELLWQETGRRTPSGMAVASFIPPPEQQVLRFLQINYFNGITIALRRDVFAALGGFDEEFRYGQDYDVWLRASALVRSTFLDRATAVTRLHPGQGTALFTEAGIYDSARAAAAFLNRHPLAALFPALDLDRPDHALHAVVAALRVALDPASFVARCGYAPALQDRLLEWAAQAPAPARTLVQRELGRALAAPATEQVVAEALRPLVALAPGGFTYRPHDPLGLLHRQAARVEAQGNAGELAALRRYLRMISDTRTRGLEASAP from the coding sequence ATGCCGGACTCACCAGACCGCCGACCGCACGTCTCCATCGTCCTCGCGGTCCGCGACGGCTGGGAGCAGACCTTCCGCACCCTGCTGGCGCTCGTCGAGGCCACCCGCGGCCTCTCCACCGAGACCATCGTGGTGGACGACGGCTCCAGCGACGAGACCGGCCTGGCCCTGCCGCGGCTGCCCGGCCTGCAGGCCGTCCGGGCCGACCAGCCGGTGGGGCTGGTGCGCGCCCGGAACCAGGGCGCGGCGCTGGCTCGCGGCCACCTGGTGGCCTTCCTCGGCAACGGCGCGGTCCCGACGGCCGGCTGGCTGGCGCCGCTGCTGGCCGCCTTCGAGCAGGATCCGCTGCTCGGCGCGGCGCAGCCGGCGGCCGGCCTGCGCTGCTCGGATGGCCTGGTGGTGCAGGCCGAGGTCTTCCGGCGCCTGGGCGGCTTCGACGTCGCCTTCCGCGACCGCCTGGCGGAGGTCGACCTGGGCTTCCGGCTGGCCGCCGCCCAGGCGCGGCTGGCGCAGGTGGCGGAGAGCCTGCTCGAGGTGACGGCCCCCTGGGGCGCCGGCCTGGCGCCCTGGCCGGCCGACGAGGCGCTGCTGGCGGCGCGCTGGGGTGCCCGGCTGGCCGCCGCCACCCCGCCCGCGCCCACCCCGCCGGCCGCGGCCCCGGCCGCAGTCGCCGTCGCCGCCGCAGCTCCCCCGGCGCCCGGGCCGGCCCGCCCGCCGGTCACCGCCGGCGCGCCGCAGTTCTCGGTGCTGGTGCCCTGTTACAACCAGGCCCACTTCCTCACCGCCGCGCTCGACAGCCTGCTGGCCCAGACCTGCGGCGACTGGGAGGCGCTGGTGGTGGACGACGGCTCCACCGACGCCACCACCGAGGTGGCCCACCGCTACGCCCGGCAGGACCCGCGCTTCCGGCCCTTCCGCAAGGCCAACGGCGGCGTGGCGTCGGCGCTCAACCGCGGGCTGGCCGAGGCCCGCGGCGAGTGGGTCTGCTGGCTCTCCGCCGACGACCTCTTCCTGCCCGACAAGCTCGAGGTGCACCGCGACGCCATCCGGCGCGACCCCGCGCTGCGCTTCATGCACACCAACTTCGAGCTGCTCTGGCAGGAGACGGGGCGGCGCACCCCCTCGGGCATGGCGGTGGCCTCCTTCATCCCGCCGCCCGAGCAGCAGGTGCTGCGCTTCCTGCAGATCAACTACTTCAACGGCATCACCATCGCGCTCCGCCGCGACGTCTTCGCGGCGCTGGGGGGCTTCGACGAGGAGTTCCGGTACGGGCAGGACTACGACGTCTGGCTGCGCGCCAGCGCCCTGGTGCGCTCCACCTTCCTGGACCGGGCCACCGCGGTGACCCGGCTCCACCCGGGGCAGGGCACCGCCCTGTTCACCGAGGCCGGCATCTACGACTCGGCCAGGGCCGCGGCCGCCTTCCTCAACCGCCACCCGCTGGCGGCGCTCTTCCCGGCGCTCGATCTCGACCGCCCGGACCACGCCCTGCACGCGGTGGTGGCGGCCCTGCGCGTGGCCCTCGACCCGGCCTCCTTCGTGGCGCGCTGCGGCTACGCCCCGGCGCTGCAGGACCGGCTGCTGGAGTGGGCGGCCCAGGCCCCGGCCCCGGCCCGGACCCTGGTGCAGCGCGAGCTCGGCCGCGCCCTGGCCGCCCCCGCCACCGAGCAGGTGGTGGCCGAGGCCCTGCGGCCGCTGGTGGCTTTGGCCCCCGGCGGCTTCACCTACCGGCCGCACGACCCGCTCGGCCTGCTACACCGGCAGGCGGCGCGGGTGGAGGCGCAGGGCAACGCCGGCGAGCTGGCTGCGCTGCGCCGCTACCTCAGGATGATCTCGGACACCCGGACCCGCGGCCTGGAGGCCAGCGCCCCATGA
- a CDS encoding class I SAM-dependent methyltransferase, with amino-acid sequence MSTLDPLLDRLTAGQPAAAVPAAQREAFLLELDPAEAAWRQVVADYLATFAADEPVALVLAPPSGAPLEDLAAQVMALVERSGQPTCAEVILLEGPHELLETLRAFGRVHWVPGVGAPSGGREGIRFSRLAEARRRSATAAAPAAAPAPSPAAPAPAARLAPPPQPAAPPPGFIEVRRLPELIHHMAVTGEGTDACLAAGALPMPVHFYSPIPDIPDLERRGVFKARSDLAGIDFRPEAQVAYLGELGRAHGHECDWPLAPTADPHQFHLENGSFSFGCAASLHCVIRHHHPRRIIEVGSGQSSKVIAAALAREAAEGHRADYTVIDPYPSAMVASLPGLTRLIAERVELTALAPFLALRDGDLLFIDSSHMVKTGSDVNFLFLEVLPRLAPGVIVHVHDIGLPFEYAKVYFTNPKFRMFWTEAYLLQAFLSCNDRFEVLMGLAWLMTDQLPAFRAAFPAWDPVASPSGSGSFWFRRKPQA; translated from the coding sequence ATGAGCACCCTCGACCCGCTGCTCGACCGCCTCACCGCTGGCCAGCCCGCCGCCGCCGTGCCCGCGGCCCAGCGCGAGGCCTTCCTGCTGGAGCTGGACCCCGCAGAGGCCGCCTGGCGCCAGGTGGTGGCCGACTACCTGGCCACCTTCGCCGCCGACGAGCCGGTGGCGCTGGTGCTGGCGCCGCCTTCGGGCGCCCCGCTCGAGGACCTGGCCGCGCAGGTCATGGCGCTGGTGGAGCGCTCCGGCCAGCCGACCTGCGCCGAGGTGATCCTCCTGGAGGGACCCCACGAGCTCCTGGAGACCCTGCGCGCCTTCGGGCGGGTCCACTGGGTCCCCGGGGTGGGGGCCCCCTCGGGCGGCCGCGAGGGGATCCGCTTCTCCCGCCTGGCCGAGGCGCGGCGCCGCTCCGCCACGGCCGCGGCGCCAGCCGCCGCACCCGCCCCCTCGCCGGCCGCGCCGGCGCCCGCAGCCCGACTGGCCCCGCCGCCCCAGCCGGCCGCCCCGCCGCCCGGCTTCATCGAGGTGCGCCGGCTCCCCGAGCTCATCCACCACATGGCCGTCACCGGCGAGGGCACCGACGCCTGCCTGGCCGCCGGCGCCCTGCCCATGCCGGTGCACTTCTACTCCCCCATCCCGGACATCCCGGACCTGGAGCGGCGCGGGGTCTTCAAGGCGCGCAGCGACCTGGCGGGCATCGACTTCCGCCCCGAGGCGCAGGTGGCCTACCTCGGCGAGCTGGGGCGGGCCCACGGCCACGAGTGCGACTGGCCCCTGGCCCCCACCGCCGATCCGCACCAGTTCCACCTGGAGAACGGCAGCTTCAGCTTCGGCTGCGCCGCCAGCCTGCACTGCGTCATCCGCCACCACCACCCGCGCCGCATCATCGAGGTGGGCTCGGGGCAGTCGTCCAAGGTCATCGCCGCCGCCCTGGCGCGCGAGGCCGCCGAGGGGCACCGGGCCGACTACACCGTCATCGACCCCTACCCCAGCGCCATGGTGGCCAGCCTGCCCGGGCTGACCCGGCTCATCGCCGAGCGGGTCGAGCTGACGGCGCTCGCGCCGTTCCTGGCGCTGCGCGACGGCGACCTCCTCTTCATCGACTCCAGCCACATGGTGAAGACCGGCAGCGACGTGAACTTCCTGTTCCTGGAGGTGCTGCCGCGCCTGGCCCCCGGGGTCATCGTGCACGTCCACGACATCGGGCTGCCCTTCGAGTACGCCAAGGTCTACTTCACCAACCCGAAGTTCCGGATGTTCTGGACCGAGGCCTACCTGCTGCAGGCCTTCCTCTCCTGCAACGACCGCTTCGAGGTGCTCATGGGGCTGGCCTGGCTGATGACCGACCAGCTGCCGGCCTTCCGCGCCGCCTTCCCGGCCTGGGACCCGGTCGCCAGCCCGTCCGGCAGCGGCAGCTTCTGGTTCCGGCGCAAGCCGCAGGCCTGA